Proteins found in one Sorghum bicolor cultivar BTx623 chromosome 1, Sorghum_bicolor_NCBIv3, whole genome shotgun sequence genomic segment:
- the LOC8058093 gene encoding transcription factor DIVARICATA, with the protein MDPKFKGEWSASEVSMVKSLIEVDNANNNCASDMNKKHNQIMDELQSGNQHVEASSNLMNQPFGVFVGGLSMGNMEAFGGYQKEMFSTRNVKETPRRKPTPRKESQHNRRFWTTDEHRQFLRGLHVYGRGNWKNISRHFVTSKTPVQVSSHAQKYFLRKENGTKKQRYSINDIGLYDFEPLPQTNASAWEGATSGGGVYNTNHYSFCGHPTSINNAHAWSSVQYHTGHGSSNNIQMPTLAIGQQQEQMGTSSSLVAPTMEADRGHLDWTSDKLGDLLDTQWMMNMDMN; encoded by the exons ATGGATCCCAAGTTCAAGGGAGAGTGGAGTGCCTCTGAGGTCAGCATGGTGAAATCTCTCATTGAAGTGGACAACGCCAACAACAATTGTGCTAGTGATATGAACAAGAAGCACAATCAAATTATGGATGAGCTCCAG AGTGGCAACCAACATGTGGAAGCAAGTAGCAACCTCATGAATCAACCCTTTGGGGTGTTTGTGGGGGGTCTATCCATGGGCAACATGGAAGCATTTGGTGGTTATCAAAAAGAGATGTTCAGCACAAGGAATGTAAAGGAGACTCCACGGAGGAAGCCCACTCCTCGAAAGGAGAGCCAGCACAATAGGAGGTTTTGGACCACAGACGAGCATAG GCAATTCCTCCGTGGTCTACATGTGTACGGGCGCGGAAATTGGAAGAACATCTCTAGGCACTTTGTTACCTCCAAGACACCAGTGCAGGTTTCTAGCCATGCACAAAAGTACTTCCTTAGGAAAGAAAATGGCACCAAGAAGCAGCGTTATAGCATCAATGACATTGGACTTTATGATTTTGAGCCCTTGCCGCAAACAAATGCTTCTGCCTGGGAGGGGGCCACCTCTGGTGGAGGTGTCTACAACACAAATCACTATAGCTTTTGTGGACATCCTACTTCCATAAACAATGCCCATGCTTGGTCATCAGTCCAATACCACACTGGCCATGGAAGTAGTAACAATATCCAGATGCCCACCTTGGCTATTGGCCAACAACAAGAGCAAATGGGAACTAGTAGTTCTTTAGTGGCTCCGACCATGGAGGCAGATAGGGGCCACTTGGACTGGACTAGTGATAAGCTGGGAGATCTTCTTGATACTCAGTGGATGATGAACATGGACATGAACTAG